The genome window AGTTTCATCAGATAAAAGATCGCGATCATGCAGCCGTATAAAAGGAGGATATTGCCGGCGTGATACACCCAGAACGTGTCCCCTAGCGCGTTTTGCAGCCCCGCCCAGACCGGAGCAAGCCCCGCAGGCAAGTCTTGCTCGACGTAATCGCGCCCCATAGGGTAGATGTTGAGGGTCCAACTGAACACCAACAACACATAGAAGGCCATTGAGACCCAGTCAAACAATTGGGGATACCGAACGCGCAGGTGCGCCTTCGCGGATTCGGTATGCTGACCAGGAGCCTTCATAGCGGCAAAGTCTACTGGCCAAACGGCGGCGAGGTCAACTGACCGGCGAAAGACTTCTCCGTGCGCTCGTCTCCCTCTCCGCCTGGACCCCGGAGGCGGTGTTTACGAGGAACAAAGCGGATGAAGCTGTGTGTTACACGGATGTATGGAAAAGCTAGTACTCACAGAGGAGCGCCGGAGGACGGAGCACGCGGGGCATCCCATACCGTGCGTCAGACGGACGGCCATTATCGGCGTGGGCGCAGTTGGCTCCACGACCGCTTACGCAATGCTTCAGGCGGGGACGGCCGATGAGCTGATACTCTATGACTACGACCCTCATCGCGCCGAAGGCGAATACATGGACCTCCAACACTGTCTACCCTTCACTCATCATTCGGCCATGTCGGTGCGCAATGTGGATGAGATCGAGGATTGCGGTCTCGTGATCGTGACGGCCGGCGCAGGACAGAAGCCCGGTGAATCGCGTTTAGACCTGGTAAAGCGAAACGCTGACATATTTGCGACGTTCTTTCCCTTGCTGTCCGAGAACAACCCCGACGCCATTTTCTTGATTATTACGAATCCCGTGGATGTCATGACGCGCGTCGCGTTGACACTTAGCGGCTTGCCCGCGCAACAGGTCATCGGCTCGGGAACGGTGCTCGATACCGCGCGTTTCCGCACCCTCATCAGCTTGCACTGCCGCATTCTTCCCCGTCACGTGCACGCCGTGGTCATCGGCGAGCATGGCGACAGCGAGGTCATGGTGTGGAGCCGCGCGAGCATCGGCACCTACCGTGTCAGCGAGTACTGCAACTACGTGGGAATCCCTCTGACCGCCGAAGACATCGAGCGCATCAACAGCGACGTTCGCACTGCGGCCTACAAAATCATCGAGCGCAAAGGCGCCACCCATTTCGCTATTGGAGTCGCCACCAACATGATCGCGCAGGCGTTGTCCACGAACGAGAGCTCGATGTACACGGTGAGCCGCCGGTGCGAAGGCATATTCGGCTTGCAGGACGTCTGCCTGTCGGTGCCTACGCTCATGGACCAGCGTGGCGCGCACACCCACATGGAGATAGGCTTGTCGCCTGCCGAACATAAAGCGCTTCTGCGCAGCGGCGATGTACTGAACGAGGTCTACGAAGGCCTCGGTCTCTGATAGCGGCTCTCTCCGCCAGACACGGCCCGCTTGGCGCAGTCCCTCGTACTCCAAGGCGCTTTTCCTCTTGCCCATGGTCTCGTGATACCATGCGGCGATTTTGAATTGTTGCGTGGGAGGACTGCCGGTGTTTGGTGTTTCCGCATGTCTTGTGAGCGGGGTGCTTGCGATGGTATCTGGTGCTGCAACGGATGATTTCGGTGAGGCCAAGTGGCTGCGGGATCCTATATTCGAGAATATCGGCGTTATCGATGTGTTTCACAAGGAGAACGCTCCCAAACCCGAGCTATCGGGCCCGCGCAACGTCCATACGCTCATGCGCAAGGAAATCGCGCTTTCCGGCGCGCCGTCCGCGGCGACACTGGTTATCACGGGGGACGACTACTATAAGTTTTACATCAACGGAGCGTTTCTGGTGCAGGGGCCCGAACCCGGCTATCCGTTCGCCTATCCCTATTACAAGCTCGATGTGACTGCGGCGCTTCAGGCCGGCGATAACACACTCGCCGCACACGTCTACTACCAGGGACTCCTGAATCGAGTCTGGAACAGCGCCGACAATCGCGCGGGTTTCATGATGACGCTGAACGTCATATATTCCGATGGTTCGAGCCAGACATTTGCCACGGACGAGTCGTGGAAACTCTACACGCTGACCGCTTTCCCCACAGGCCGCACCATTGGCTACGAAACGCAGTTCGCCGAGGATATCGACATGCGCGCGATCCCCGTGGGCTGGCGCGAGACCGGATTCGACGATACGGGATGGCAGGCGCCCCTGTGCGGGAGGCAGGACCACGTGTTCGTCAAACAGATGACCCCGCCCCTCGAACATTGGCGCGCCAACCCCGTTGTTGTCGAGAAGAAAGCCGAAGGCCACTATTTCTACGATTTTGGACAGGAGATTGTCGGTCATACGCGCATCCGGATTCGGGGCCCTGAGGGGCACAAGCTCGAGGTGCGTCATGGCGAGGAACTGTCGGAGCCTCTCACCGTACGCTATGACATGCGCGCCAAATGCCTCTACCAGGAGTTCCCGATCCTCTCGGGGCGCGAGGAGACCATCGAGTTTTTTGACTACCGGGCGTTTCGTTACATGGAAATCCTCAACGCGCCAACGGAACCGGAAGTCTGGGTAGATGTGCGGCACCACCCGTTCGACCCCGAGGCCGCCACGTTCAATGCTTCCGACGGCCTGCTCATGCAAATCTGGCAGCTCTGCAAGAACGGGGTCCAGTGTGGTGCACAGGGCAGCTTCCTCGATTGCCCGTCCCGCGAAAAAGGCCAGTACCTTGGCGATGCCCTTATCACGGGCCATTCCCACGTGGTGCTTACGGGCGACGGGTCGCTTCTGGCGAAGGCCATCCAGGATTTTGCCTTGTCCCGGCGGGTTTGTCCCGGATTGATGGCCGTAGCCCCGGGAAGTTTCATGCAAGAGATTGCCGAGTACTCCCTGCAATGGCCCTTGGTGGTCCGCAACTATTACGACTACACCGGCGACGGTGTATTTGTTCAGCACATGCTCGACGAGGTGCTTCCGGGGCTATTTGCCTATTTCGGGGGATTCGAGTCTGAAAGCGGTCTCCTGACAGGCATGACCGAGAAATGGGTGCTGGTCGACTGGCCCGACAATCTCCGCGACGGGTACGACTATGACTACGCGAAACACCGGGAGAATGCGGTTCTGAACGCGTTTTACTATGCTTCGCTGCAGGCGGCTGCCACTTTGTGCCGTGACCTCGGCCGGGACCCGGAACCGTATGAGGGCAAAGCGGAAATGGTGCGCGCGGCTTTCGTCCGACGTCTTCTTGACGCAGATACCCGTTTGTTTGTCGACGCCCCGGGGTCCAAACATAGTTCGTTGCATGCAAATGCGTTGCCCCTTGCGTTCGGACTTGTCCCCGAGGACTCCGTTCCCGCTATCGTGAACCTGATCCGCCGGAAACGCCTGAGTTGCGGCGTGTACATAGCGCCGTTCGTTATCGAGGCGTGTTTCCGCGCCGGCGAGCCGGAGCTGGCCTACGACCTCATCACGTCGAAAGACGAACACTCCTGGCACGAAATGCTCCGCAACGGCGCAACCACCTGCATGGAAGCCTGGGGACCCGAGCAGAAGTGGAATACGAGCTGGTGCCATCCATGGAGCAGCGGTCCGGTCTATCTGATTGCCGAACGCGTGGTCGGATTGCGTCCGGCTGAACCCGGATGGCGGCGCATCGCCTTCGAGCCGCGTATCCCCGCCGCACTGGACCGAGTCGAGTTTCATGTCTCCGTCCCTCAAGGCACGATCGACGTGAAATTCAGCCGGGACACGGGATTCGCCCTTACGGCGCCACCCGGAGTTCCTGTCCGTAGTGATGTGCCGGACGGGACCCGCGTGGTCATCATGCATACGCCTCAACAACTCTCCGGGCGCCAACGCGAAATCCTTCAGGCGCAAGGCTGGCAGGACCGTGTCGGTGAAAATGCAGGGCTTTGGGTCTCGGTGGATGACCAGACCCTGCGCATTGTGCGCGGCAAGAACATCATCTGGGAAAGCCCCTGTGCGACCGCCGAAAAAGGAACGGGGTCGGAGATGGACAGTCTCAAGACCCCTCTCGGATGGCACGAAGTGTCCGCGAAAACCGGCAAAGGCGCTCCTTGGGGCCAGGTCTTCCGAAGCGGTGCCCCAACCGCCGAAGTGTGGCAGGACGGGCAAGATACCACCGAAGACCTTGTGCTCACGCGAATCTTGTTTCTTGACGGCCTTGAACCGGGGCTCAACAGAGGCGGCAACGTCGACTCCCGGGGTCGCTATATCTACATCCACGGAACCAACAACGAAGCCGCCCTCGGCACCCCGTCATCCCACGGCTGTGTCCGCGTCCGGAACGACGACGTCATCGCTCTCTACGAACTGGTCACCGAAGGCACAAAGGTGCTCATCACTCAAAATCAACAGAACAGCCAATAGGGGAAAAAGGCCGTGCATGCGGCACGGTCACGGCGCGGGCGCATCCTGGGGTTCTGGGGGAACGGGGAGCGCCGACTCGTCGTTGGGGACTTCCTCAGGTACGGGCATTACCTTGAAAATACGGGTCTGGCCGGCTTCGATGGGTACGGTCATGAGGCGCTTTTCGGACCATCCCACGGCGG of Candidatus Hydrogenedentota bacterium contains these proteins:
- a CDS encoding L-lactate dehydrogenase, giving the protein MEKLVLTEERRRTEHAGHPIPCVRRTAIIGVGAVGSTTAYAMLQAGTADELILYDYDPHRAEGEYMDLQHCLPFTHHSAMSVRNVDEIEDCGLVIVTAGAGQKPGESRLDLVKRNADIFATFFPLLSENNPDAIFLIITNPVDVMTRVALTLSGLPAQQVIGSGTVLDTARFRTLISLHCRILPRHVHAVVIGEHGDSEVMVWSRASIGTYRVSEYCNYVGIPLTAEDIERINSDVRTAAYKIIERKGATHFAIGVATNMIAQALSTNESSMYTVSRRCEGIFGLQDVCLSVPTLMDQRGAHTHMEIGLSPAEHKALLRSGDVLNEVYEGLGL
- a CDS encoding family 78 glycoside hydrolase catalytic domain, producing the protein MVSGAATDDFGEAKWLRDPIFENIGVIDVFHKENAPKPELSGPRNVHTLMRKEIALSGAPSAATLVITGDDYYKFYINGAFLVQGPEPGYPFAYPYYKLDVTAALQAGDNTLAAHVYYQGLLNRVWNSADNRAGFMMTLNVIYSDGSSQTFATDESWKLYTLTAFPTGRTIGYETQFAEDIDMRAIPVGWRETGFDDTGWQAPLCGRQDHVFVKQMTPPLEHWRANPVVVEKKAEGHYFYDFGQEIVGHTRIRIRGPEGHKLEVRHGEELSEPLTVRYDMRAKCLYQEFPILSGREETIEFFDYRAFRYMEILNAPTEPEVWVDVRHHPFDPEAATFNASDGLLMQIWQLCKNGVQCGAQGSFLDCPSREKGQYLGDALITGHSHVVLTGDGSLLAKAIQDFALSRRVCPGLMAVAPGSFMQEIAEYSLQWPLVVRNYYDYTGDGVFVQHMLDEVLPGLFAYFGGFESESGLLTGMTEKWVLVDWPDNLRDGYDYDYAKHRENAVLNAFYYASLQAAATLCRDLGRDPEPYEGKAEMVRAAFVRRLLDADTRLFVDAPGSKHSSLHANALPLAFGLVPEDSVPAIVNLIRRKRLSCGVYIAPFVIEACFRAGEPELAYDLITSKDEHSWHEMLRNGATTCMEAWGPEQKWNTSWCHPWSSGPVYLIAERVVGLRPAEPGWRRIAFEPRIPAALDRVEFHVSVPQGTIDVKFSRDTGFALTAPPGVPVRSDVPDGTRVVIMHTPQQLSGRQREILQAQGWQDRVGENAGLWVSVDDQTLRIVRGKNIIWESPCATAEKGTGSEMDSLKTPLGWHEVSAKTGKGAPWGQVFRSGAPTAEVWQDGQDTTEDLVLTRILFLDGLEPGLNRGGNVDSRGRYIYIHGTNNEAALGTPSSHGCVRVRNDDVIALYELVTEGTKVLITQNQQNSQ